In the Arachis hypogaea cultivar Tifrunner chromosome 20, arahy.Tifrunner.gnm2.J5K5, whole genome shotgun sequence genome, TAGGGAGATGATCGTAACATACTCCTAAAATAAAAGAAACGATTATCCACCAATAAATGTGGAACTACTCAAAAATGTGGTTATCTAttttactataaatacactgacacctctcAAATATATTCAAATCCTAATCtactaaaaaattacttaaagtcCATGCTAatttaagtatcggagtctcttacaGATACCACCTCCACCTCCTCATGAGGAACTCGAACGACAACACCTCAACTCCCGTACAAGTCCTATGATGCCCCTAAAAAAGCTTTGACCTCACGTTTAGGCCCAAAAACAACCtaattttaggtaaccctcgaaatAGAAATATTGCGTGTTTACTTGATTTGGGAGGTGTTATTTCCAAATTTTCTCGAGCATTTTGGAATGTTCCAAGCTTGCTTGTCGTGTTTGTGCAACTGTTTAAAAATGCATAATCACTACTAAAGGTTTGTTATGTAATGATCCGCCACTCTCATAGTGTGGAGCTATATATAGTAAAAACAATATATAGTAACAAATCCCTTGGTACATCATTTCAGAGTAAAACAACTAATCGAAAGTAATTTCAAGATAAGACATGAAACAAGCCATGTTTGATTAGAACGGTCTTGCAGCCTCTTCCAGCATCTTCTTCACTCTAGTCAACTTCTGGATCTCCCTTAGCGCCTAAAATTAATGAGATATTGAGAATTATAATACTAATCAACCAAAACATAGCAGCATTAAGTCAATTTGGATAGTTTAAAAATGGTGGCGAACACTAATTCAGTACCCGTGGCATCAGAAAGATTATAGATGTTTGACAAAATGGTCTAACCATGAATAAAATCACGGCGGTTGTGAAGAAGCATAATATCCAACCATGACCATTTTGTCAAACATTCATACTCTTTCAAACAAGACAGGAGACTTTCTTTCTTCTGGGATCTATTTTGTCGGCTGCATAATCTTTCGATTATCGATTTGGTATTATAGGTACAACTGTGCttcaaattaattttgtattcttTAACCAGAGTAAAAGTCATTTTGCActtcaaaagatatgattttgacaaaatgaatcaaacttaaataagtaaaataactaaatatttgGTTCATTTTGTCCATTAGAGCATATCTTTGGAGGTTattttgtcatttacattctttaGCGTTCATTTTGTCAAAATTGTAATCTTTCGAGATGCAAAATGGATATTTGCTCCTTTAACAAGAAGGTTAACCTCTAATGTCATCTCTTCGATTGTAATGTCATCAAAATTATCACACCCCAACCTAGAAGCAACTTCTGCAAAAACATAGAAGCCATCAATATTGGAGACAAACTTCGTAAACCATATATCAGTTCTTCAACACCTCTCTCTCTGCTGGGAGAAAAATCAGAATACTACCAACCAGGAAGGTTGCTACGTACTTTGAACTGAAATAATTGCATCAGCTGTAGCATATCCATCCCTGTATTTGTTGTATAGTGCAGCTAGTTGATCTGTTACCTATATGGTTCGTGAAAACAATAAGATTTACTGAAAGTTTTAGCTTGTAAAGTTAAGAGTAATGAATCAACCTCAGGGTAAGATCCTGATGATGATGCTTCACATACATCCCTAGCCATGATGTCTAGCGGAACATCTATCCACAAGGAAATCCCGTGTCTCAGAAGTGCCCTATGTCCAGGTAACAGCAagtggaaaaatgaaaaaatagctTTTTGACAGAATAAACAAGAACAAGATTAGTCGAACATGGGGAAGGCATACAACAAAGCTACACTTGGTTTCAATTCCAGGACGGTGGGGATAGGACAAAATTGTGTCTAAATCATATTTGGTTATAATAGACAAAGCTTAACATCAGAATATTTTGAAAGGTAAAgtggaaaaatatttaaaaagaaacgAAGGCATGTTGGGAATACAATTTTATTAATCAGTTCCTCCCTCTCAATCCCAATCTTTCACATGGTGGTGGTCTCGTTGAACACATTTTTCTCCCTCTCTATCCCATGTCCTGGTAAtagaactcaaatttttgaattataattgtATTCATTTTTAGATTTTGAGTTATGTTCTCCCACTTTTCATGAAATTTTATTTGATTCTATATTTTGTCCGCAAATTGTGATAAttgataaattatataaattttgcctttattttaaaagtatttagtCTTAATATCCAACTAGTACCACTAACATGTTTTTGTTTACATTGAAATACATACACATAGTTAAGATAACATGCATTACAAGGGGCTACAATGATCGAATTGGAGCAAATTTGGAGTCATTGAAAGGAGAACTCAAACTCTAAAACATTCATTTTGATTCTTGATTGCTAATTGCTAGTTTAGACTTGACGAAAAAATCAAGAGATTATAATTATAGAGAATTGATTTATGCATGCcatatgtttgatgaaatgtcaaaGTTGAGAATAAGCTATCCAACCAATAAGAATCCTCATGATAGAATTTCCAATTCTTGAACTATCTttaactttattttcttttcaatcttACTTAAAATTGTCTTATATTTTCTTGCACAAAATCAAACACCTTTTTAAATCCAATCAACTACAATACACCCTTACTTCAAGAGACGACCTGAGTTACATTATGACTACATAAACTGTGATATAATTTAGTTTAAGAGCTAGTGCGACCAAATGTCTTTTATCCCTACGAAAGCGTTTGTTTAGTGTGTGCGTTTGGCCAAGACATGGACAATGTGGAACGTGTCCCTTGTTTGGTTTGTGAGACACAAAAATGAGAGAGACACGCATACCCATAAACATACACAATATACATGTTCTTTGTGTCTCACTAAATTGATGAGACACGGAGTTGAAGCCATGGACACGGATCTGAATTTTTTCTTTTGGATTATTTTATCCtcattgattttttaaaattccaAATATCTCCTTCTCCTTTTACAAaccctaatttaatttatgaggaTAAAATAGTCATTTTCAGTTATGTAGTGTTTTTGTGTTTTGCAACAAAACATAATATTAGACACTACACTAGTGTCATGTCTATTATTTCTAACACTATACACaaacacaaatattttatgtctatGTCTTAAGTGTATATGTCTTAATGTCTATGTCTCAATACATACACAAACCAAACGGAGCCTACATGTCATGGTCCCCACTATCCTTTGACAATAACCAAATGCAGCCTACAGCCTTCTCCCATGATGCCATTGCACCCAACTATGAATCATGTTTGTACTTAGCCCATTTATACTTAAATCCCTTTTGGTGAttaacatatttttaaatattcaagAAAACCAAACTCCAAACTCCAGCAAAAACATTAAAGGACGAAAAAAAAGATCTGGCCAGGAATTAGAAATCCATACAGATTAGTTGAACTTTGAACTGCACCGTTGCCAGCACAAACTACTAGTCGGCCCATAGATGACAATTGCTTCAACACTTCAGTCTGAGCCATTTGACATGTGAATATAAGTACCTCATATTCTGATTGAACAACTCTGGACCATTTGACATGTGAATCATAAGTAACTTATATTCAAACTTATCAACTTAGAAGTCAGAAGCAGATTTTAGGATGCATGTAAACCTTGTTAATTCAAGAGTTAGCTTTGTTAAGGTACACAATGTTCTGATGCATGGATCACTAACAATAGAAACTTGGTAACAGTTTAGCAGGTATCCAATTAGACACACATAACCTTTAAACAAGTCTAATACAATCACCTCAGATTCATGTAAGGCCATTTCATCTTTCTCTCTAAAGGATTTTGCAGCAGGTGCACCACCAACAGCTTCTTCAACCAAACTATCACTAAATAGAGTAAATAAAATATCAAGTTTAGGTAACATTCTGGAGCTATGTTTAATTCTTTAAAACTTTTATCAGAAAGTAGAAAGATACCTGTCAAAATAATAATATCGCAACATATCAGCTAGCATCTTTCCTAAACTGGTTTTCAGGGAATTTTGCATGCCTTTATCAAATAGTAGACACACAAAGTTAATGGCGTCATAATAAGCAACAAACTTTCAAAGCAATTAATTGCATTATAAGCCATTCTTACCAACCAGAAAAATAGAAGTCCCTTTTAGCTCGGGGGATACATCTGCTGCTTGTTTCTGAATCAAAACTTAGTTAAAATGTGTATATCCATCCACAACAAAGGGAAAAAAAGAGTACTTTCAAGTTTAAGCCAGTAGAAAATTTCCTATATACCAGTATTTTATGAAGCTGATCCCAACTAGTGGGATAACAACAGATTGATGAATTGGAATGGCAGAGGGAGTTGAGAGCAATCACAGGGAATGGAAACGGGGGATTGTATGAAATGAATCAACACAATTACAGATGTCATAGACATTGTAAGAAATATCAGCTAACTTAAAACTTGCTTACTACCACTAACCAGTGCTCAACTAATTCCTAACAAACTTCAACAACTGGTGCTGAGTTGGCATTGTTAAATAACAGAGAAAAGGAAACTGTGATGAAGTTAAATAAGTTATATTTACATCAAAATGATTTTTCAATGTAAGATTCACATCCTAGGAAGGTGAAAACATTCCACGAACTACATGCCCCTTAAGAGGAAGTGTTAACATAAGAAGTGTATCAGGATATGAGGGTGTGAGTAGAATATTGTAATAGGATGAAATTAATGGAATCAGCTTTGGAGACGCATAGCTGCTCCAATTACTCAATCCCTCCTATCTTCTATATAGCAGGCTAATCCCTTTCCTTCAACCCTATTCCATCACCAGTATCCGATAGACAGAATCTGCTTTCGTAAGTCATGTAATTTTGTTATTTCTTTCACACAAGTTTTTATGATcaataaatttgtttttttatttaagtcAGCTCTAGTTCCTACTGAATTCAACAAGAATGAATATGATCTCACCTTCACTGCAAGAGATGAATCCACAGCACCCACCTTACTCCCTGTAGCTAAGGAAGCATCCAAAAAATAGGAGAAGAATAATGCAACATTAGCACATTAGCTCCCAACAAACAAGATCCATTCTACCACTTATTCAGAGAAATTATACATATGCGCCACTTTTATGCACACCGAGCATGCAAGAATTATCGTATTTTAGTCTTGTTAACATTATCCCTAACTGATTAAACCTAATATGCTTGAAAATGTGCCACGGTATAGCAGTGTGAGTTTCTTTAGCATCTTATAAAACTGTTAAAGCACTTACTCCCTATGGAGTATTGACATTGACACGGACACCAACACAATACAATAGAACACAGGCAGACACACCAAATTTTTCAAACAACCAATATATCTTTTTTGAATCCTATTAACACTATATCTAAGTCATGTTTGAAGTGTAGGGaattttaaaagagaaataactAATTGGTTAAATAAGGTGTCATACTGTCTGTCATACGAGTGTCTGTTAGACCCTGACACCTGTCGAAGACACGGACATGTTGCTCATCTGGTGTGTCCGTGCTACATAGCTTGATCCAAACAGCGttcttttacccttttttttttcataattaacaAACTCTTGACCCTCCAAGAGGGAAGAAATACTAATTAGAGTACAATCTCCAAACTCAAAAACTAAAACAGCCATATCAGTGCTTTCCAAAACTCAAAACTGAAAAGGACTCTACATAAATAACAACATTCTGGAAGAACACAAACAATTAGTCACAAAATCGGTCACTTGTATAAAATACACGttagaatataaaatacatattgaaatgaGTTAAACAAGTCATGTATTTATGAACAAACTTATGGTTGCTGATTTTTGGTGCGCCCGTAGCATTTTTGCATAAATCAATTTTGAGACAAATAAAGAAACAGATAAAAACATCCACTGACTTTCATCAAAATCGGAATATATTCAATACATAGTTAAAAATCCTCTCCTAGCAAAACCCTTTGGGACAAAACTTTATCTAACGCCGAAAATCACATACATGAGACAAAAGTAAGAGCATATAAATGGATGCAAATTAAAAGTTGAGGAATTTCATTAATCGAAACTGGGAAGATTACCATCGGGATTTGCGCAGTTGAGGGAAGGTGGGCCGCGTGTGGAATAATAAAGAGAAGGAGGCGAAGCTCGAAGTGGGAGGCAGCTTTTGTGGGCGTGATGTGAGAAGGTTTGGTGAAAAGAAACTGCTGATAAAAGGTGAGAATGAAGTGGCAAAGAGAGTGTGGTGTTCATGTGAGTAACAAGACTGCTGCTAGCCTTCTCCATTCAACACCACAATCTCGTTGGTCGACGGCACGACTGCAGGGAGCCCGAACTTTCTCCCTTAtcctttctgtttttaatttttatttttcgtttggGTGCGGGACTGGGCTCAACTACTGTCTGCCTAGGCAGCACCATAGACTACTGGTCATTGATTCAACGGGTGAATTACATATTCAACCGGTTAATtcgattataattaaataattatataaaatttatttttttaataatttttataataaaataatttattttttaattaattaattaattagtatttattacattatttaaatatatattaaaaaatattaatattaatagatgtcatataattattaataacaaaaatatattataattaataaaaaaattttatttattttttttaatttataaatatttaacaaaatttaatatttattttaatagttatatataattaaataataattaatttaaaaaggaataaatataaaataaaaaattaaattaatataaacacTATCTattaatatgactaaaaaaaattaatacataaagttattaattagaatatgTCTAATagattataatatatttataaaaagataCCATATTATACAAAGATTAAACTTACTCTAATGGTTGAAGGCTCTTTTATATATTGAAAGTCTAAAGTTTGAACTTATTAGCGAGTATATCATCCAAGTTTTTGAAATTTGTGTGATGCGCGTGCTGACGTTAGCGGGCCAACCGGTCCAGTTCGATCATCGGTTTAGATCGAGTTTGACCGGTTCGTTTACTTGTCCGGTTAGAATGTTAACTCAGATCAGTGTAAAGTTTGGTTTATCGATTTTTTAATCGAACCGGTTAGTTTGGTCCGAATTTGATAACTATTAGTAACATTATCTTTTTTGTCTTTCTACTAATAATaatgggaaaaaaaaaaacaaaatagcaTTTTTTTTCTACGATTTTAaaaagagttaatagtcaaaatcgtccctaaaagatacctcgattttcattttcattactgaaagataaatttaatcaaattcgtccccaaAAGATAATCAACCTGATCACATTCGTCCTTTTGTCATCTATTTTGTTGAGGTGGCTAACGTTCGCTGACGTGTCCCGTTAACTGCCAGCGTGGAAGACGCCAAGTAGTACCCTCTTGTTGTTGACAAGATAAGTATGTTATAACAATTCAAATCAGTCTCTAAGTGGATGAACCCTACTCCCAAATTCAATCATAAATAAGTTGTCGTCAACACTTAGATAGCCATATATTTGGGTAGAACCTGAAATTGTTGGTTTGCCGCGAGGATGGAGATAGGAAATGGAGGTCGTGGTGGTGATTTGTCGTATCCGTCACACGACAGTCATGGTTCCAGCGCTTCAATGTGAACGAGGAGGAAGACTTATGACGAATCATGTTTCTATGGGTTGAAGACCAtgattaaaaaatctaaaacagCAGAGAACCTAGATAGATTGTTCCATGCATGTCCAAGGTACTGAGTAAGTGGTGTTGAAAAAAAGTTAAAGTTTTTCTATCTTGTTCTCTGTTGTTGcgtgttttttcatttttttctgctTTTGAAAATTGCAGAAGGGCAGTCACTGTAATTACTTTAAGTGGGTTGATGATGCTGACTATCAAGGAGTGGTTGTCAGTGGTACAAAAAAAGATGCAGAAACTGATTTAGAGGTTAAAAATGGCTATGATGAATGGAGGGTGCAGGTGGCATGGAGATTGAGCAGCTTGGAAGATGAAGTTAAAGCTTTGAAACtgctaataatttttatatttgtggTAGTTGTAATTAGTGTGATACTTTGTTGTTTGATATGTACTTCCAAATAAATCCAGTTATGTTATTGAGTGAATTGGCATTGTATGCAAGAATGTGTTGAAATGTAATGGTGGTATTGAATTGCATGGCttgaatgaaaatagtggtttaAAGTTGGATGTATAAGATTAAGTCCAAACTATCCATTATTAACATTGTTAAATATTGCAAACAAGTCTCTGTCACTGTTGCTATAAGATATATTAAGCCATAAATATAGTAAGTAATCAAACTAAGTAATCTTAGCATTGTCTTGCCATTGAAGGCTAATTGTCATATTGTCTTAAGAAATAAATACCATAGCAAATTCATAAGGTTTTCAAATTACAGATAACTACAATGTTAATATGGTACTTCATTTGTCCTGTATGAAAAAACTGAAAGTAGTTCTATACAAAAAACAGCCAATCACACCACATTTCTAACTAATCAAACtttattatcattctttcttGGATGCTTAAAGCCTGGAGTAGGCAGAAAAGTCATGAAGTTGGTCAACTTCTTAGCAGTTGCAGAACTTGTCCCTTCGATTGTCTCAGCAGAAATAGTCACAGGTGCAGTTGTAGTAGATTTATGGAAGGACCTAACtcttgctttttctttaattacttatAATTTAGGTGGCCTAGATCCAATTGATCCTACATAATCCAGTACCAAATACATTTGTTAGATGATTAAATAAAGCTAAAATTTTTTATAGTTGAGTAGTGATGATACAACTTATTGTGTATCTTGGGTTGGTGAAATGCTTTTAGATTGACTGATGTCAATCTCTGTTGGAGGTTGGATAGGTGATGGAAGTGCATGCAATGGTGCTATTGCTTTTGGAGCAATATCAGCGTCAACAGGGGCAACATTTACTTCGGGATCAACACCATTTGCAGTAAGGACAACAACTGCCAGTTGCAACTACATCTGCTTGGCATGTTTCTCAACATCCACAACTTTCTTCTTTGCACAACTTCTTTTGTTGTGTCCAACCTCACCACAATACATGCATCTAATTTGGTTGTACTTTTTCTTCATATTTATCTTTGACTCAGTTGGTTGTTCATCCTTATCCcttctccttttctttgtcaGTCTTCCAGGTTTGGGCTTAATTGGGGGTGGGATTGGAGCTAGATGCGGAGTTTTTTCTCATATATCCTATCCCTTTACCGGATTGACATTGAAACAATAAGTGCTCTTATACGCTTTGATCTTAAACCAATCATGACAATACTCTTCAGCCCTCTTGTCATTCTTATTCTGTGTTACTGATATTGCATGCAAACATGGaattcttttcaaaacaaattaaaatattgattaaaatTTCTAACATGATTGAAGAGATCATTAACTAAGTATTGAAGTTGTTATCTGTGAGTTGCCAAAACCTGTGCTTTTCCAGGTCAACCACCATATTGGTTGGCTAGCCATGCACTTCCTAcaattcttctttttcatcaccaAACCACTGAGGAGCCCAATGGTTAGACAACGTTATCATTGCTTCTAGTCTACTTTGTTGAATAGGAGGGAGAATTTCTTAATAGTTCTGCAACTTTTTCCTATTGTCAATCATACTTTTTATGATGATTCTTCTAACTTTTTTCGCTAAGGTCAGGATTGGCTTGCTCCATTcgtgtttgatttttgcattgaATGACTCACATGCATTGTTGCATATGTTATCTACTTTTGAAGCTTCACTGAAATGCGCCTTCATCTATGCTTCTTTCGTCCATTTGTCAAGATACTCCCAAGCTTTCTCGTTGATCAACTTAACTTTGTTCATGTTTCTATCAAACTCATTTCTTGTCCTTAACCGAGTACATTCCTGAACCAACATATACTCTTTTATCTCATCACCCTCCACAACTTTTCTAGCAGCTTTCAAAGCCCTAGTAATGcatgtgatatttaaatacaCATTACAATTTCTTACAAACCAATCATAAATCTCTCCATGCTTCATAGTTAAATGCTTCCTAAGCTTAGGTACTAGTTTATTAAGTGTCCAGATTTGAGTGGCAACTCTATTTTTTCTCCTTCTTAGGCAGGTGTGATTATCAACTAGAGTTTTAATTTGCCATGACCTGTCTTATTTGTTATATGCACAATATACTACCCATGGACAATCTTCTATCTTACAAATAGCTTTGACCCTAACATTGTCATtctttgtaaataaaatatttctacCCTACTGGATTGTATAGTCCCTAGTAGCTTGTATAAAATTAGCTTTTgacttaaatataatattaacctCAAATTTCAGGTCTTGGTCTTTTCATTAAATTGAGGATATACAGTTGGTGATTCCTCCTCAGAGTCTAACTCTTTACCAGAATCCTCTGAATGCCATAAGTCAGCATCTAAGGCACCATCAaggtcatcatcattcccttctACACCTGCCAACAaaaattcaaaccataaattaccCTAAACATTTACCAGAtcaatcaataaattaataaccTTAAGGATATAAACATACTAGAGTCAGAGCTTTGTTCATCTTCAAAACTGCTCACAGCTAGAGTCATCagtatctatttttttattcccTAATCTGGACTTAGGAGGTCTATGCTTCTCTCTGACCTCAGACTTATTATTCTTTTTTGGTGCACTTTTTTCACTGTCACCATTACTGTCACTACTATAAAGATTGTCTTCTAGAACTTTGGGAGTCCTGTACAGTTCATTTTCAGCACTCTCATATGAGTCATGAGAGTCAGTATCCTCTTCTTGGACTGGAGCTTCTATTACACATTTTTCAGATCTTGTGAGTATGCATCCATTGCTATTTCCTTTGTTCTTATTACCTTCTGAGATCTTGGCTGGTTGAGATGATATTTTGGGCTGAGGTGGAACTGTGTTGACCTGAAGGGTGGTCTTGGTGGCCTGAGAGTGGGTTTTTGTGGACTATAAGAGAGCCTTTATGGGCTGAGAGGTAGTCTTGATGGGCTTATATGCTGGTTTAGTGGGATGAAAATTGGGCTTATTGGGCTTACTGGCTGCTTTAGTGGGCTGAGAGGTTCGTTTGTTAGGCTGAGGGTGCATTGTAGTGGACATCTTGGCAAGTTGAAATGGTGCTTCTTAGCTTGGGAGGAATTCTTCTTCTTGTTATTTTTGCTTTCACAATGACTACATCCTCTTCCATGTTGTCCACTACACATGTCTGTGAAATACAATTCTCAAAATACAGGTTGATCAAATGTTGGTTCCTCCTACAATCATTGCACATTACAAGCAAATATGCATCTATCACCAACTTTCTCAAACCGAATAAAATGGAAACTCCAGGAACTTTCCACCAATAGTTTCCAGCTTCAATGTATCCCAACTCCTTATAGTAACCCCTCACAAATAACACATCAAGTATAT is a window encoding:
- the LOC112783594 gene encoding probable inactive shikimate kinase like 1, chloroplastic isoform X2 — translated: MEKASSSLVTHMNTTLSLPLHSHLLSAVSFHQTFSHHAHKSCLPLRASPPSLYYSTRGPPSLNCANPDGSKVGAVDSSLAVKKQAADVSPELKGTSIFLVGMQNSLKTSLGKMLADMLRYYYFDSDSLVEEAVGGAPAAKSFREKDEMALHESETEVLKQLSSMGRLVVCAGNGAVQSSTNLALLRHGISLWIDVPLDIMARDVCEASSSGSYPEVTDQLAALYNKYRDGYATADAIISVQKVASRLGCDNFDDITIEEMTLEALREIQKLTRVKKMLEEAARPF
- the LOC112783594 gene encoding probable inactive shikimate kinase like 1, chloroplastic isoform X1; protein product: MEKASSSLVTHMNTTLSLPLHSHLLSAVSFHQTFSHHAHKSCLPLRASPPSLYYSTRGPPSLNCANPDATGSKVGAVDSSLAVKKQAADVSPELKGTSIFLVGMQNSLKTSLGKMLADMLRYYYFDSDSLVEEAVGGAPAAKSFREKDEMALHESETEVLKQLSSMGRLVVCAGNGAVQSSTNLALLRHGISLWIDVPLDIMARDVCEASSSGSYPEVTDQLAALYNKYRDGYATADAIISVQKVASRLGCDNFDDITIEEMTLEALREIQKLTRVKKMLEEAARPF